Proteins co-encoded in one Fervidobacterium gondwanense DSM 13020 genomic window:
- a CDS encoding fibronectin type III domain-containing protein, whose amino-acid sequence MRDSKLLKILLFLFVLLLASCTYSPKPEFASISYDGRTYTEFTTPIEVVRSKQITVNMKTQGTYAYSYKLDGISLESATTTNFITLKNYNAKLNLTKEFFINQHVLTMTVAASGRSATLEVPIKIQNQKPVIEIKKKSDTEISISIVEPDGDQIKFKNVKLYKDGKEVGNVAEGIISVTGFTQGVYRIVAQATDEFDEVSQTEYSFEIQGSGGIQEENTPPKITILQPFMNEITPSSLILRFQGKDENAGDVLTYDVAVAEYGSSEEILKLQNTKSTEIIVPNLKNSTTYVATVTAYDTARASATDWVIFTTNLRERYLYSLGRDFSGKGMIAILKATTLDSLNTVGSFVYDSEITDFDVVEDYIYAISGKKLIVVNARDKSEPVNSNEISFDSNLSVIRVYKNYAVVGVGYDKIEVLNLTVPSSPTYDSYKFGEKIFSYKLPILKTQIESTNSLKMKNSIDITQGRINDIVLFADKAYIAADLGGIFELDLSSIPNLTIRDIKNVIPGDYSTLDIGIFDGKYTLAYGSGYTVGIVNIPILSSSVVTPVNFDFDTPVRKVKIHDEKMYILTMDKFYVWDGSTVRLIKYMPSSNLRDFYFSQGYCFVFDESKGLWTFRLEGGSYKLHEPNKVYRSVIHQYHNKFIFLIGDGFVHDGIDSEGLYVVDVREPKNPVVRDKIIGNFSKLKINPYVSNPTVGVLSNKTITLYSFSMSTLNFSTLTSLDLSSYAKVYDFVVDANNNVYVLANNGTNNIVARYMHGISPSLDKTITLPNTIDQDIPYFSGITEFVEPYSIELVIDTLSKSKDVISVLVALGSAGSMRLSADLSEQKTILTRYYLVTESQSGGYTLKKYNPGNDLKIISDKYFDRLFVADGEYNGVWILDKNGVNLIGGSEDNLTSTPLFESAPARDITWYADKIFVACGSYGYKIIDVFSKSVIADVRFSGMTYAFSVSSDGKYLYASTDNGLIIYDISVISNPQPLFTLNMPMMKVLGR is encoded by the coding sequence ATGAGAGATTCTAAGCTTTTGAAAATTCTTCTCTTTCTATTTGTCTTATTATTAGCATCCTGTACGTATTCACCAAAACCAGAATTTGCCAGTATTAGTTATGATGGTAGAACGTATACTGAGTTTACGACTCCAATCGAGGTAGTTCGTTCAAAACAAATAACAGTAAATATGAAAACGCAAGGAACTTATGCGTACTCATATAAACTTGACGGGATTTCTCTTGAAAGTGCTACAACAACTAATTTTATAACACTTAAGAATTACAACGCTAAGTTGAACCTTACAAAGGAATTTTTCATTAATCAACATGTTTTGACAATGACTGTGGCTGCGTCAGGAAGAAGTGCTACACTGGAAGTTCCAATAAAAATTCAAAATCAAAAGCCTGTAATTGAAATAAAGAAAAAAAGTGATACAGAGATTTCTATATCTATTGTTGAACCAGATGGTGACCAAATTAAATTCAAAAATGTGAAGTTGTACAAAGATGGCAAAGAAGTCGGTAATGTTGCCGAGGGAATAATAAGCGTTACCGGATTTACGCAGGGTGTGTATAGAATAGTGGCGCAAGCTACTGATGAATTTGACGAAGTTTCTCAAACGGAATATTCATTTGAGATTCAGGGAAGTGGTGGCATCCAAGAAGAAAACACACCTCCTAAAATTACAATTTTACAGCCATTCATGAATGAGATAACACCATCAAGCCTTATATTGAGATTCCAGGGTAAGGACGAAAATGCTGGAGATGTTTTAACTTACGATGTTGCTGTTGCGGAATACGGAAGCTCTGAAGAAATTCTTAAACTACAGAACACAAAATCAACAGAAATTATCGTTCCAAACTTGAAAAATAGTACAACATACGTTGCTACTGTAACGGCTTACGATACTGCGAGAGCTTCAGCAACTGACTGGGTTATTTTTACGACAAACTTAAGAGAAAGATATCTATACTCACTGGGTAGGGATTTTTCGGGAAAGGGAATGATAGCAATTTTGAAAGCAACGACTTTAGATTCCTTAAATACCGTTGGAAGTTTTGTTTATGATTCTGAGATAACTGATTTTGATGTTGTTGAAGATTACATTTATGCTATCAGTGGAAAGAAATTAATTGTTGTTAATGCTCGTGATAAATCAGAACCAGTCAATAGCAATGAAATTTCTTTTGATTCTAATCTTTCCGTTATTAGGGTTTACAAGAATTATGCAGTAGTGGGGGTTGGTTATGATAAGATTGAAGTTCTTAATCTAACGGTTCCCTCCTCACCAACATATGACAGTTATAAATTTGGCGAAAAAATATTTTCATACAAGCTACCCATTCTGAAAACGCAAATAGAATCAACTAACAGCTTAAAGATGAAGAACTCTATTGACATAACTCAAGGAAGGATAAACGATATAGTCTTGTTCGCAGACAAGGCATACATAGCTGCAGATTTAGGTGGAATATTCGAGTTGGATTTGAGTTCAATTCCAAATTTGACAATCAGAGACATCAAGAATGTTATACCTGGTGACTATAGTACTTTGGATATAGGTATTTTTGACGGAAAGTATACTTTGGCATATGGCTCAGGATATACGGTTGGAATAGTAAATATTCCAATATTATCTTCCTCGGTTGTAACTCCTGTGAATTTTGATTTTGATACACCTGTCAGGAAGGTTAAAATTCATGATGAGAAGATGTACATTTTAACAATGGACAAATTCTACGTATGGGATGGTTCTACTGTACGTTTGATTAAGTATATGCCAAGCAGCAACCTCAGGGATTTTTACTTTTCACAGGGTTATTGTTTTGTATTTGATGAATCAAAGGGACTGTGGACATTCAGATTAGAAGGAGGAAGTTACAAGCTTCATGAACCGAATAAGGTTTACCGTTCAGTTATCCATCAGTACCATAATAAATTCATCTTTTTAATTGGTGATGGATTTGTTCATGATGGTATTGATAGTGAAGGGCTATATGTCGTTGATGTTAGAGAACCAAAAAATCCAGTTGTTCGCGATAAGATAATTGGTAATTTTTCAAAACTGAAAATTAATCCATATGTATCGAATCCAACTGTAGGCGTTCTAAGTAATAAAACAATAACTCTTTATTCATTTAGTATGAGTACGCTCAATTTTTCCACTCTTACGTCTCTTGATCTAAGTTCATATGCAAAAGTATATGATTTTGTGGTAGATGCCAACAATAATGTGTATGTTCTTGCAAATAATGGGACGAACAATATAGTTGCACGGTATATGCATGGTATTTCACCATCATTGGACAAAACTATAACTCTTCCAAATACAATAGATCAGGATATACCATACTTTTCTGGAATTACGGAATTTGTTGAACCATATTCAATAGAACTTGTAATAGACACTCTTTCAAAGAGCAAAGATGTTATTTCTGTCTTAGTTGCTCTCGGAAGCGCGGGAAGTATGAGGCTATCAGCCGACCTGAGTGAACAAAAAACAATACTAACAAGGTACTACTTAGTTACAGAGTCACAAAGCGGGGGTTATACTTTGAAAAAGTATAACCCAGGGAATGATTTAAAAATAATTTCAGATAAATATTTCGACAGGCTGTTCGTGGCAGATGGTGAGTACAATGGGGTATGGATTTTGGATAAAAACGGCGTAAATCTTATAGGTGGCTCTGAAGATAATTTGACATCAACCCCGCTGTTTGAAAGTGCGCCAGCAAGAGATATCACTTGGTATGCCGACAAGATTTTTGTAGCATGTGGTAGTTACGGTTACAAGATAATCGACGTTTTCTCAAAGAGCGTCATCGCAGATGTAAGGTTTTCAGGCATGACGTATGCCTTTAGTGTTAGTTCTGATGGTAAGTACCTTTATGCATCAACTGATAATGGCTTGATAATATACGATATATCTGTTATTAGTAATCCTCAACCACTCTTTACTCTTAACATGCCTATGATGAAAGTCTTAGGTAGATGA
- the fliQ gene encoding flagellar biosynthesis protein FliQ: protein MTLEVFLDVVKHGIQLLLTLITPPLLISLIVGILISIFQAATQIHEQTLTFAPRILVVFLTLMFLFGWMIESMLDFFRDIIEKYMSMI, encoded by the coding sequence ATGACTTTAGAAGTCTTCTTAGATGTTGTCAAGCATGGTATACAACTCTTGTTAACTTTAATCACACCTCCATTGCTTATAAGCCTTATTGTTGGAATCCTTATAAGCATTTTTCAAGCTGCTACACAAATCCATGAACAGACATTAACCTTTGCTCCAAGGATACTTGTTGTGTTCTTAACGTTGATGTTTCTCTTTGGTTGGATGATCGAGAGTATGCTTGATTTTTTCAGAGACATAATAGAAAAGTATATGTCAATGATTTAA
- the tmk gene encoding dTMP kinase, whose amino-acid sequence MFIAFEGIDACGKSTQIQLFAEYIKKRGFKYTTVREPGGTKLGEKIREILINEDMNSRSELLLFLASRAQLVEEVIKPALKRGEIVIADRFADSSVAYQGGARGLGVEIVQRLNDFATDNVYPNLIFFIDIPVEIAIQRLEKNQKDRIEKEGAKFFEIVRETYLKLAKNNKNFVIIDGNDDINEIHRRIVEHFELRTKSLNH is encoded by the coding sequence ATGTTTATTGCTTTCGAAGGCATTGATGCTTGTGGAAAGAGCACACAAATACAACTTTTTGCCGAGTATATTAAGAAGAGGGGATTTAAGTATACTACTGTTCGAGAACCGGGTGGCACAAAGTTAGGTGAAAAAATACGGGAAATTCTTATAAATGAAGACATGAATTCAAGGAGCGAGCTTTTACTCTTCTTAGCTTCAAGAGCACAGCTTGTTGAAGAAGTTATAAAACCAGCTCTGAAGAGAGGAGAAATAGTCATAGCAGATAGATTTGCTGACTCAAGTGTGGCTTACCAAGGCGGAGCAAGAGGGCTTGGTGTTGAAATTGTCCAGCGGCTCAACGACTTTGCAACAGACAACGTATATCCAAATTTAATCTTCTTCATCGATATTCCTGTTGAAATTGCTATTCAAAGACTTGAAAAAAACCAAAAGGACCGCATTGAAAAAGAAGGGGCAAAGTTTTTCGAAATCGTCAGAGAAACATACTTGAAGTTAGCAAAAAACAATAAGAATTTTGTTATAATAGATGGTAATGATGATATTAACGAAATCCATAGGAGAATCGTAGAGCATTTTGAACTGAGAACCAAGAGTTTAAATCATTGA
- a CDS encoding NAD(P)/FAD-dependent oxidoreductase: MRIGIVGAGVVGSLIARELCRYDVEVIIFEKASDVGMGVTKANSAIVHAGYDDEPGTVRSKFCVPGNAIYSELSKELQFDLKRIGSLVLAFKDEELKTLEELYKRGEQNNVPGIEIWDRDKILAYEPNVNPEVIAALWAPTAGITEPWMVAMAAVENAIQNGAKLYLNTEILDISTVDGKIKKVITNIGEFEVDALVNAAGMYADEIAKKAGAEYVPLHPRKGEYILLDKQEFGGFVKSVLFPTPSILGKGTLVTPTVDGGILVGPTAVDLPPEKEFREDTSTTFEGFEALMSKALRMTPLIDFRASIKTFAGLRPESPQKDFFIGRTSVFGFFNVMAMRSPGLTAAPAIAKYIVEEIQEAMGENFTTKKDFNPLRERIKKYAELPPALWDEEIRKDPLAGKMICFCNKVTEKEILEAIKKGAKTIDGIKFRTRAMFGSCQGGFCMHRIMKILARELNIDISEIKLRSEKSQILNGRVREI; encoded by the coding sequence ATGAGAATAGGAATTGTCGGTGCGGGCGTTGTCGGAAGCCTTATAGCAAGGGAATTATGCCGGTACGATGTTGAGGTTATCATTTTCGAAAAAGCTTCTGATGTAGGAATGGGAGTCACGAAAGCTAATTCAGCCATTGTGCATGCCGGTTATGATGATGAGCCAGGTACTGTTCGCTCCAAGTTCTGTGTTCCAGGAAATGCGATCTATTCGGAACTTTCTAAAGAATTACAATTTGACCTCAAAAGAATAGGTTCCTTGGTGCTTGCTTTCAAAGACGAAGAGCTTAAGACGCTTGAAGAGCTATACAAGCGTGGCGAGCAAAATAATGTACCTGGAATAGAGATTTGGGATAGAGATAAGATACTGGCATATGAACCAAACGTAAATCCGGAAGTTATAGCAGCACTCTGGGCACCTACAGCTGGTATTACCGAACCATGGATGGTTGCAATGGCAGCGGTAGAAAATGCCATTCAGAATGGTGCAAAGCTTTATTTGAATACAGAAATACTTGACATATCTACTGTAGACGGAAAAATAAAGAAAGTGATTACAAACATTGGAGAATTTGAAGTAGACGCTTTGGTCAATGCAGCCGGTATGTATGCGGATGAAATTGCGAAAAAAGCGGGCGCAGAATACGTGCCACTTCATCCACGTAAAGGAGAATACATTCTCTTAGACAAGCAAGAATTCGGAGGTTTTGTAAAAAGTGTACTCTTCCCGACGCCTTCAATTCTCGGAAAAGGTACACTCGTGACCCCAACCGTTGATGGTGGAATATTAGTTGGCCCAACTGCCGTGGATTTGCCACCTGAAAAAGAGTTTAGGGAAGATACCTCAACAACCTTCGAAGGCTTCGAAGCCCTAATGTCAAAAGCTTTGAGAATGACCCCTCTCATCGATTTCAGAGCCTCGATAAAAACGTTTGCTGGTTTAAGGCCAGAAAGTCCGCAAAAGGACTTTTTCATTGGTAGAACGAGCGTTTTCGGATTTTTCAACGTCATGGCTATGCGTTCTCCGGGCTTGACTGCAGCACCAGCTATAGCCAAGTACATTGTTGAGGAAATCCAAGAAGCTATGGGAGAAAATTTCACAACTAAGAAAGACTTTAACCCTTTAAGGGAAAGAATTAAGAAATACGCAGAACTTCCACCTGCTTTGTGGGACGAGGAAATACGGAAAGATCCTCTTGCTGGAAAGATGATATGTTTTTGCAATAAAGTGACTGAAAAAGAAATTCTTGAAGCTATAAAGAAAGGTGCCAAAACAATCGATGGAATAAAGTTCCGTACAAGAGCCATGTTTGGAAGTTGCCAAGGCGGATTTTGCATGCACAGAATAATGAAGATATTAGCGCGTGAATTGAATATAGATATATCAGAAATAAAACTGAGAAGTGAAAAAAGTCAAATTCTCAACGGGCGGGTGAGGGAAATATGA
- a CDS encoding NAD(P)/FAD-dependent oxidoreductase, with the protein MTEKNIDVLVIGAGAAGLGAAIGAAREGVNNVVIVERDDRSGGILNQCIHNGFGLHYFREELTGPEYAERIKSIVAQYPNIDVKVEQYVHQIDHRRKEVIVASTEGITIYRPKSLVVATGARERPMGGVLVPGTRPAGVFTAGVAQRFVNLENRLPGKRALIVGSGDIGLIMARRLTLEGVEVVAVVERMPYPGGLERNIRQCLKDFDIPLYLSHTVVGIYGKERLEEVVIAQLDESFKPIPGTEKKFKVDTLVLSVGLIPQSTLFKDFLKIDSWTKGIVTSSSGRSSLNWVFAAGNCTVIYDLVDWVTDEGTIAGKFAAMYAKNNWEPARFFVEKGTNVGILFPSWYEEGTNLNLYLRVKKPIAEGTIRVKQRNNLLYSKKHLNLLPSEMVSIKIPESKLGSGDILVEVLE; encoded by the coding sequence ATGACCGAGAAAAATATAGATGTTTTAGTCATCGGTGCAGGTGCAGCAGGTCTTGGCGCTGCGATTGGCGCAGCCCGGGAAGGAGTTAACAATGTTGTTATAGTAGAACGAGATGATAGAAGTGGTGGAATTTTAAATCAATGTATCCATAACGGGTTCGGATTGCACTATTTTAGGGAAGAGTTGACAGGACCTGAATATGCCGAGCGCATAAAAAGTATAGTCGCACAGTATCCAAATATCGATGTAAAAGTCGAACAATATGTCCATCAGATCGATCACAGAAGGAAAGAAGTCATCGTGGCTTCAACCGAAGGTATAACAATTTACAGGCCAAAGTCTTTGGTAGTTGCCACTGGTGCAAGAGAAAGACCTATGGGCGGCGTTTTGGTGCCAGGTACAAGACCTGCCGGTGTATTCACAGCTGGTGTTGCGCAAAGGTTCGTAAACTTAGAAAACAGGTTACCAGGTAAACGAGCTCTTATAGTAGGTTCTGGAGATATAGGACTGATTATGGCAAGAAGGTTGACTTTGGAAGGTGTTGAGGTTGTTGCGGTAGTAGAACGTATGCCATATCCTGGCGGTCTGGAAAGAAACATACGACAGTGCCTGAAAGATTTTGATATCCCACTTTACCTTAGCCATACAGTCGTTGGTATTTACGGCAAAGAGAGGTTAGAGGAAGTTGTGATAGCACAGTTAGACGAAAGTTTTAAGCCTATACCGGGAACTGAGAAAAAGTTTAAAGTTGATACATTAGTTCTCTCGGTTGGTCTCATTCCACAATCGACACTTTTCAAAGATTTCTTAAAAATAGACTCCTGGACTAAGGGTATAGTTACATCGAGTAGTGGAAGGTCATCTTTGAATTGGGTATTTGCAGCAGGTAATTGTACTGTCATATATGATTTAGTTGACTGGGTCACAGATGAGGGAACAATCGCTGGAAAATTTGCTGCTATGTATGCTAAGAACAATTGGGAACCAGCAAGATTTTTTGTTGAGAAAGGTACAAACGTTGGGATATTATTCCCTTCATGGTATGAAGAAGGAACGAACCTTAACCTGTATCTGAGAGTTAAAAAGCCGATTGCAGAGGGAACAATAAGAGTTAAGCAAAGAAACAACTTGCTTTACAGTAAGAAACATCTCAACCTACTCCCGAGTGAGATGGTGAGTATAAAGATTCCGGAATCCAAACTTGGTAGCGGTGACATACTCGTGGAGGTGTTAGAATGA
- a CDS encoding DUF1667 domain-containing protein, with the protein MITEEMVCIMCPLGCRLIVTKEDTGEIKVTGNKCPRGVEYGKQEMTEPLRILTSSVLVINGEIPLVSVKTTKPVPRRLINDIMKILKQTKVQAPIKAGEVIIENILNTGVDIVATRNVERI; encoded by the coding sequence ATGATAACTGAAGAAATGGTGTGCATAATGTGTCCACTTGGCTGTAGACTAATTGTGACAAAAGAAGACACTGGAGAAATTAAAGTAACGGGTAATAAATGTCCAAGAGGTGTTGAATACGGAAAGCAAGAAATGACAGAACCGTTGCGAATTCTAACCTCAAGTGTACTTGTTATAAACGGCGAGATTCCATTAGTTTCAGTAAAAACAACCAAACCTGTTCCAAGAAGACTGATAAATGATATTATGAAAATACTTAAACAAACGAAAGTCCAAGCACCTATCAAAGCTGGTGAAGTAATTATAGAAAACATACTTAACACGGGAGTTGATATAGTTGCAACAAGAAATGTCGAAAGAATTTGA
- a CDS encoding ribonuclease III domain-containing protein, with protein MQQEMSKEFEESERSFLDFLPKPNVNPIELSTDTLAYLGDAIFNLFIKIYTLKDWKVRELHKAASKYVSREGQSRFLKTLLPLLTEEELDIVRRGVNSKGARKHGNDRFYMESTGFEALIGYLYLVDQKRLAFLLKEGIRWVEV; from the coding sequence TTGCAACAAGAAATGTCGAAAGAATTTGAAGAATCAGAAAGGAGTTTCCTGGATTTTCTTCCAAAACCTAATGTAAATCCAATAGAGCTCTCAACAGATACACTCGCCTACCTTGGTGATGCAATTTTTAATCTATTCATAAAAATATATACATTAAAAGACTGGAAAGTTAGAGAATTACACAAAGCAGCGAGTAAATACGTTTCAAGAGAAGGACAGAGCAGATTTCTTAAAACACTCTTGCCTTTGCTTACTGAAGAAGAACTCGATATAGTAAGAAGGGGCGTGAACAGTAAGGGAGCAAGAAAGCATGGTAATGACCGCTTTTATATGGAAAGCACAGGATTTGAAGCTCTAATTGGTTATCTTTATTTAGTTGACCAAAAGAGACTAGCCTTTCTTTTGAAGGAGGGAATAAGATGGGTAGAAGTGTGA
- the argF gene encoding ornithine carbamoyltransferase, producing the protein MAVNMKGKSILSLMDNTPEEIRYLLDIAKQVKAESRAGIRHQRFVGKTLALIFEKRSTRTRLAFETAFAEEGGHPIFLSIQDIQLGAKESVEDTARVLGRMVDAIEFRGFKQETVEILAKYSGVPVYNGLTDLFHPTQVLADLQTVEEEFGRLKGIKMVFMGDGRNNMANSLMVGAAKMGMHYVICSPESLRPEKWLVDECLKFAQESGAKIEFTDNPEEAVKGADVIYTDVWASMGEEDKAAERRKLLQPYQVNEELMKKTGKPETIFMHCLPAVKGEEVTFEVIEGKQSRVWDEAENRKHTIKAIMIATLL; encoded by the coding sequence ATGGCAGTAAATATGAAGGGCAAGTCTATTCTTTCCTTAATGGACAACACGCCTGAGGAAATAAGGTACTTGCTTGATATTGCCAAACAGGTCAAAGCAGAGAGCCGTGCAGGTATAAGACACCAGAGATTTGTTGGAAAAACGCTTGCTCTGATTTTTGAAAAAAGGTCAACAAGAACAAGATTAGCTTTTGAGACTGCTTTCGCTGAGGAAGGCGGACATCCAATATTCCTTTCCATTCAAGACATTCAACTTGGTGCAAAAGAGTCTGTTGAAGATACAGCAAGGGTCCTTGGAAGAATGGTTGATGCTATTGAATTCAGAGGATTCAAACAAGAAACTGTTGAGATTCTTGCAAAGTATTCCGGTGTTCCGGTTTACAATGGTTTGACTGATCTTTTCCACCCAACACAGGTCTTAGCTGACTTACAGACGGTAGAGGAAGAATTCGGAAGGCTGAAGGGTATCAAGATGGTCTTTATGGGTGATGGTAGAAATAATATGGCCAATTCCTTGATGGTTGGGGCAGCAAAAATGGGGATGCACTACGTTATCTGCTCACCGGAATCACTCAGACCGGAAAAGTGGTTGGTTGACGAATGTTTGAAATTTGCTCAAGAGAGTGGGGCAAAGATAGAATTTACAGATAATCCGGAAGAGGCTGTCAAAGGTGCGGATGTCATTTATACGGACGTCTGGGCCTCAATGGGTGAAGAAGACAAAGCTGCAGAAAGAAGAAAATTGCTCCAGCCATATCAAGTTAACGAAGAACTTATGAAGAAAACAGGAAAGCCTGAAACGATATTTATGCACTGCTTACCAGCTGTTAAAGGCGAAGAAGTAACATTTGAAGTTATAGAAGGCAAACAATCAAGAGTTTGGGATGAAGCAGAGAACAGAAAGCACACAATTAAAGCGATAATGATAGCTACATTACTTTAA